Part of the Falco cherrug isolate bFalChe1 chromosome 6, bFalChe1.pri, whole genome shotgun sequence genome is shown below.
TAgcaggcttttgtttttttatacaAAGTTTTACGACATTACTCtaacagtttatttaaataggATTTTAAAAGACTGCCTGCATCTTTTTACCTTTTGCTTTTAGTTCTGTCACTGTGGTCCCTatgtctctctctgctcttttcACTTTCTCGTTCTCTatgcttctctttgcttttctccttctccttatCTTTTTCATGAGCCTGTTCTTCACTTTTAGGCTTCTCTGTCTTTTTATCTGGATTTCTAGTCTCTCTGGGGCTTTTTCCATCAGCAGCCCTATCACTGTGTGGAGATCGCAATCTCTCTTTGTCTCTTTGTCCTTCCTCTCtactcttcctctctctctctttttcctggtttctgtCTCTGCGTCTATTTCTTTCAGAATCTTGCTCccagtatttttcattgttccactctttttcatgtctgtctttcttttggTGGTGGGATTCACTGTAAAATCTTTGTCTATGTTGATCATTTTTTCCTCTACTGAACCCTCTCTCCAAATGCTGTTCTTGTCTGCCCCAAGGATCGCTGTGACGTCTTTCTGGTCTCCTACTGTCTTTACtctgaaaaaagttttctggCCCCAGAAATCTTGATTGTTTGTGAGCCACTGGTAGCCCTTGTGCAATGGGTCCAGCATAGTGTGGTGGCTGACCTGATAAATGAGCTACTGGTGGCCATGGCATCATTGGATTTTGAGGAAAGCCAaagccaggaggaggaagaagtggagGTGGTAAATGAGGTGGAAATCCAAACATAGGGTTGTTTTGGGGAGGGAAGTTATGAGGTGCAGGAGCCTGAAACTGAAATCCAGGTGGATTAGATTTAGGATGCTGAAAATTCTGCTGTGGAGGTCTAACAGATGAGAAGCTGCCACTTGTAATAGGGCTTGGgactttggaaataaattcagaaCGAGAAGAGTTTTCGGTTTCAAAATGAGATGAGGTTGCTGCTGGTCCTCTTCTAAATGAGTTCACCGTTTCGATGTTTTGCATCACTACATCTTCCTGTGACCGTGTGGTATCTTCCGCTTGTGATGCAACCGCGTTATCTGCTTTTGTTGCAGTTGAACTGTACTGTGTCTCATTGGTTTGCACATCACTTTGATACAGGGTTAAGCCCACTTCTCCAGAAGACTGTTTATTCTCTGGTTCCATTTGATCACTTCCTGAAGCATTCTGTCGGTCCTCATTTCTGCTAGCATCTCcttccttgttttctgaagcattaGTCTGCTGGCTTCGTCCGGCTGCCTGTCGTGGGTCTCTCTTAAGATTAATAAAGGGCGGTGATTTAGCGGTATTAGCAGTGGTACCTTCACCAGAGCCTACACTAACGCTGTTCtcattgggttttttccctgcatttgatgaggaagaaggaaagctgGAATTTGTGGTCCTTCTAACTTCCTGTGTAATGTTATCCTTGTCAGGTAACTGCCTCTTTGTatcattttctttactttcttcagtttctttattCTGTGACTGAGCAGATAAATTTGCTAAAAATGCTTCTGTGGAGACATCTGGAGGTTTTCCCTTCAGACTCAGCCCTACCAAAGATCCAGCACTTCTTGCAGAACTTGAAGTCCCTACAGCTGCTGCATCCACAGTTCCAGTAGCATTTGTGGACTCTTGTAGATTATCCAAACCAGTCTTTGCTTCAGTAACTTCAGCAGTTACATCAGCAACAtccatgttttcttcttttaacgTTGCCTGTTCATTTAATAATGGTATGTCTTCACTGGGATTTGCTTCTGACCTGGTGTGCTCATACACCTGCCCTGTTGTACCCAACAGGCTTTGAAGAATATCATCCACTGGCAATGGTTTATTTGCTAGCTCCAGAGTGGAAGGCTGATTCTCCCACCCAACCAGGACACCAGGAAGAAATCTGAGAGGCTTTGGTGGTTCATGTTTGGTACTTTCCACCAATGGTTCAATAACTGCTGGAGCATCTTCTACATTAGATTGCTGAGGTTTATTTCTCTGCTTGTGTAGCACAGTCgtgaaggaattaaaaaaatcattttcctcttcttcttctagTGCCAACTCATGATGAGAGATTTCAGGTTTGTTTGGCTTGCTCTTCTTCTCTGGTGGCAAGTTACTGAATGTACTTTCAGAAGCTTCATCCACAAAACTACTAGCAACGCTTGCAACAGCAGTAATCTGCCTCTTCATTTTCTGGCGAATTATCAATCCCAGTAATAAATTCGGTCGATGTATTTCAATCCCTGTACAAAATTGTAACAGCAATTTATCATCTCCTTATGTTTTGGTTAAGGcagtaattttaataaaaataacccaCATACTCTTACAATATATTACAGAAACTATTCGTTTTAGGATATTTGAAAAGTCCATCATtaaccacaacaaacaaaataatcaaaaatgTATCtccaacaattttttttacttcataccctgcaaattaaaactgctttaaGTACTGTATCACCCACTACAACTTCCAAACGCAGAATATGAGACAGTTATATAGGACATCTATTCACATaagaagcagcactgaagtTAAACATCATGTTAGTCTAACACAGCTACAGTCTGGTAACAATGGTAGCAAAgcacaaggggggggggggtggtggtggtaaaaAAAGAGTAAACAGCACACTTGCAACCACAAAAATCTCCTCATCAATTTGTGTTAGACATACTTCTTCAAAGATTTACCAAGAGTGACTTTCCAAAATGCTTCCCTCATTCCAGGAAGGCACTGTGTTTCAAAGTATACTATTAGCTATCGCTTCACTATGTATTTTGTTCCATATAATTTATGTTCTTGCAAAAAAAGTTACGAGTTGTAGCTCACCCTCTCTTTGTTTCAGCCCTGCTAATCTCAAACGAAGAAATCATCCACAAATTTTTATAACCAAAATAAGCTGATGCAAAATAACTCATGTGTAAGCAGAATAACTAAGAGCCATTTCGggaccttttcttctttgcccatgtgggggttttttaaccttccatgagttttttttttttacttttttttttttaaaggaagtttgGAACACTTGAGCAAGAAGGAATTAGTGCATTTCAAATAATGAACAATACTATTTTAAAGCTACAGTATCAATTTTGAACTTACTACGACTACTATCATAGCTCACTTGGATCACTTAATTTACTGAGATTGTAATCTACAAAGCCCCCTGGGGTTAGAGGAAGAATGTAGTAAACATGATACAAAATTACACACAGTAACTTTTTTGGTCAATACTTTATAAAGTATCAGAATAATCTTACAGTGGGAAATTAACATCTTTTCAAGGAAGCGAACAATACTCTGGAAAACTCCTGACATGTTCAAACAGAATGGCTGCcatctttaaatttaattatctcttgtatttctgctgttaaCTTCTTTAAGTGGTGTTATGACAATAATGTTCCACATTCCAAGCCGTACTTACCAGGCCCATCAAAAGGCACAAGATGATGTGGGACTTTATCTGAGGAACCTAAAGGGATGAGGTACAAATCTTTCACCTGCTTCATGTTATTGGCAGCTACACCGTAACGTTTTCTACTGCTGAAATAGGCGAACAACAATGCATAGGATATCTGATCCTCTTCAGTTACTGGGGTAAAGCGAACTACACAGATCTCCTGtttacaaaaagagaaagagatgggcaggtattatttttctatgaaattttGATTTAGTGACTGTTCTCTATTTAAAAGCACagttcagaggagaaaaagcctCCCCAAGGCGGCAGAGAACAACAGAGCAGGCAAAAAGAGCAGACACAGGGccaaaaataattaaggaaaaccagagaaaaacaaataaaaagcatttcatataaaaatataaattacagtGCATGACAAAATCACCAACATTTTATCAGCCAGCTAAACAAGTTTTAGGAAAGCATGCCAGCTTCCAAGTAACTATTCCCTTCCCGACACTTAACATTActagaaagttttattttgcagcctATTCTGTCTGAGATATCCATTAATACTAGGGGAAGACTAAGTACTCAGATCGCAGAACCATGGCCAAAGCCCAGCTCAGGAGTCAATGCTGGAATGATGCTGTTTAATGGCTTAACTAATGACCTAGAGTACGGGAAAGGAGACCCCCTGCAGAACTGAGATGGCACCTAATCAGGGGCAGTGGTCAACATGCTGAAGGGCTGGCTGCCACTCAGAGGGACATCAGCAGGTTGAAAAAACGGGCTGACCTTTGTGAAGGGAAGCAAAGGCAAATACAAAATCATGCACCTGGAGACGGAGTCACCCCATGCGCCAGGACGGGCTGGGGGACTGAGTGGCTGGAAAGTAGCTTGGCATAATAGGGCACGGGGGGCCTGCTGGACAAGCTGAATATGGAACAGCAATGCATCTGACTGCATGCTGGGTGTCAGAACTGAAGCAGCCAGCATGCCAAGGGAAATGATTATTCCTGTCTATCCAGCACTTGAGTCAGCATCTGGAGAACACTATGTAACTCTGAGCTCCCCAGCGCAAGGGCGACCTGCATAGGACCACCGAGACGGTTTTGGGTACCCTAACAGTACCAGAATGAAAGGGTAACACTTAAAACATGTGGTGTCCAAACATTCATTATGAATTACTGCCTCAAAGGAATACAAGTATTCTCAAACTGCAAATGACCGGTTAAGGTTAGatagtaagaaaataaatgccaacAAGCTGCCATCCATCACATTCAATGTAACTGTGAGTCATCCTTAAAGTGTCACGTATTTTGCAGATGTTccaaaggaaagagggaaaaaaaaaaaaaaaaaaaaaaaaagatctttagGGTGACTAAGATGTATGTTAAACAGCAAGCCTTCAATATGTAAACCTCTTACCTTGGTCCCTGAAGCTTTGATTTTTTCTACATACTCCCAGACAGTGTGAGGAGATATCCTGCCACCTACTTGAATACTATCAGGCAAATCCTATGAGAAAGGACAACAGAAATCTGAATCCAACATAAAAATTGTGGTACATCCTTCATCCAGTACCTCTTTCACATACTCACAACATACTTAGTTATTTTAGTTCTTAAATTACAGtagaaacaaattaatttaaattttggatatttaaattcagattttcagtgcCAAGTCTATGATCTGTACTAAATCAGGTATCATCCAATACTGTTCATCTATACTTccccaaaattatttatttcagtaacattaACTGCAAACATAACTGTACTGTGCTCTGGAAACACTCAAGTTTTATCTGTTACATCAAACTGCTATGAGAGCCCCACACCTATTATATAATGAACTTTCAATATCTTAAtcatgaggggaaaaaataacctaCACAGGCGTTTATATATAGACATAAATTTGTTCTTGGATACTATTGAGTTCTCTATTGACAAGCAACAAAACAGACTTGCAGAATCCTTTAGGAACACGTAAGGAAAACTAGTTTttggaaataaagcagaaatggtGCATGCCCTGCACTTCACTGAAGATTTACAGCAAAGACAATCACATTAAGAGAAGACCCGAGTCCTTTTAATTAGAAAGCTGATGCACTCTGTGTCACTGGCAAGAAGCAGCACTGAGCTTTATGAGCtctctggtttttattttatgacaCAAAGACAACTATTATAAGCAGTTGCATCCTCTTCCTACCTCTCAGACACTAAAGAGAACACTACataatctatttattttttaagggcAATTTAGTCTTACAATGGAAGGTTAGGACCAGAATTGCCACCAGataggcaaaaaaataaaccctgtTTTGCAAGTTTCTGCTGTAGAAGATGAGAAGACTTCTCACACCATCAACAGAAGCCACCAGTAGACACTTCTCTTCcaaaaacaaaaattcaaaacagagcTACAATTTTCTCACTACTAATTTAGAAAATGGATGTCACCAAGGTGGTTATTTCAGTAACAAATTTTGTCctattttttccctgctgctttatACTACAGAAGATGCTccataataaacaaaaaagagtTCAACCTTTATAAAACCAGCTCTGGAAATATGGCTGCTTATCCTCAAGAAACATTTTACACTGTGatgaaagcaaaacatcttAAAATATATCAAAGAACTTCCATCCTGATGAGCCATGGGTCCATgtggagaaactgaaaaatactcATAAAACTCATAGATTGCCTAACCTATGTCTTCTCATAAATACTTTACTCAGTACAACGATCGTGCTTCACTACCCTTCATCATTATACTATTATTAGCATACACATTAAACAAGTTGCTGAAGTTAATAAAGGAATTGTTCATTCTTTACAGTAAATATAAATACCTCTGTTAAATACTCAAAAGAGCCAGAGACTGGATAAGCCTTAATAACAAACTTTGCCACTGAAGGCATATTGATAAAACCCTTCCAGATGAAATTCAGGCGTGCCAGAAAAAGACTTTCACATTCGACGGTACCAGGTGTTTCTGACCTAAAAAATGACAAACAGGAAAATCACTTTGTTTAGAACATGATACATCAACACAAGATAATGCaaatcataatttttcttttacaaaagaaatgacATGtcaagaattttctttttcagttaagCTCAGGGTCAATGAAAAGAGATGGCCAGACAACCAAGTTTCTCATCTTCCAAGGGAGTACATACATGTTACAGGAAGGACAGTCAGATAAGCAGCACATTAGTTCACTGCTGTATCTTTTGAGAATGGAGAAGTTATTTAGTCCAAGAGTTATTAAATGCTGCTGAAgcagacacacaaacacatatagGTGCTGCAGACCCAGTAAGAACTTCCCCTGCCacggggaggaggggagaagacaACATACTATGGGCTGGCCTATCCTCACCTGCTTTCCTAGCTCCTAGCTTTGTTGCAACACTGTCTGTCCACCACCTAAATACCTgcatcccccttcccttcctcccatGCCCCACGAGCTGGCTCCTCATCTCTTCTCACCCATGCATCacttccacagcttctctgagcgCCTCCTCCCAATTCCTATATCATCACCTGTACAAAAAAGTGGTTTTCCCCCCTCTTAAAAAAGGCCCCCATTTTGTCaacaaagcagctgcaaaaaataagcagaaaggCTTAAATAATTTCACAGGAGAGTATTCCTCAACTTGACTGTTTCCTCATGGAAAAGGTTACAGCTGCACTTCAACATTTCCCATCATACTGCCATCAAAACACTCCCAGCACACTATTAGCAGTTTTAAATTAGCTGCCCAGTAGTACCAGGTGTGGTGCTGTTACAGTAATGCAGTAACCTAACATCTACACCTCTGTCTACACTAGAAATTACTACTTTGAATCTTCAGCCAGCTATTCAAAAAAACTAAGTCCACTGTCCTCAGTAAAGGATCACACTGCCCTGATACGGGCAGAATTTCAGCACAAACTCTGGTCAAttttaagtaacatttttctggaaaacccTTCCTCTAACCAGAAAAACACAGCCTCATAAATTGCAATTCCCTCTTTAGTGGGTAGCAGACTGTGGAAGATAATGGAGAGCTGACACCAAATATGGCAAAACATCAAACAAGGTGCAGTTAAACGTAATTTCTAGAGAAGTATTGCTTTGAGATTTGAAACTAGCCTGATTTGTAATGTAAATGCTCTGTTTAGAGCGATCTCAAATTCCCTAgctttatatatacacatatacaaaaACACAAGCATACTCATTCAACTAAAGCACTGTACATACTACATTCCTTAATAACAAAATACATGAAATCTATATCCTGACTTATTTAATACGAACTCACGTGGCTTTTTAGACCATGTTGCACCAGAAAACATAAGGTGGTTTACTCCTCcccaaaagaaaatgtggtaATTAGAAGTTCGTAATCACAACAGCATATATagtaatatttatataaaagcaTAGCATCATTTACTTCAGCAGAGAACCCCATTACTAAGAGGAGGTGTACAACTTCAAGTACACAAATGGATTACtaaaataccattaaaaaaatagctttagtTATAATAGCTTAAAAAgattaatgtatttcatttaaaaataccgCTTCTACAGTTTATATTACTTTGGGAGAGGAGTGAATGATGATTTTGATGAGTCTTGCTTATCATCTTCCAGTAATTCTGATGCTAAAATACTTGATGTTGAAGAAAGCGCGTCTGCAATGCTCTCTGCTTCATTGTCTGACTGCTTCCGTGCAACTCCAACAGacactttcactttttttgcagaaagatCATCAGTAGGTGGAGCCATTCGGCCTGCAAAGAATGAATTgcaattgtttttattttttattaaagaaacaaaagaagactTCCTCTGAAGATAtggaaaacccaacaaaaatacTACATATTGCCACTGAAGCAGGACAGGATAAAGAAATGATACATTTTATAAGTAtgtataaaatgtataaattcATATAATTATACAATATTGTATCTAAATACTGCCACTGTAATGGGACAGGATAAAGAAATGAGGACTCAACAACAGCACGTGCACCCAttaaagagatttctttttctgtggtctttttttttcttttttaaataggagACAAGTTTATGCAAATAAGCCTATCATTTTACTATTCCCTCTTTTGTAAATTATGAAGTAAAACACTGCTTCTGCATCTTTGTCAGCAAACTAGGGAAAAACACccatttatttatattcttgAGGTATACTGAGATTTATGACTGAAAAGCATTATATAAAcgtgatttatttaattttgatgCACTTTTCAAAATTACCTATGCAGATTTTGCAGTTAAGATCGAAGAGATGATTTTTATGTTGACTTGTGGTGTCTGGAGATGCAGATTCATTTActtctttatctttttcagCTTCCTCTGACTTCTCAAACAACTTCATATTAGGTTCCTAAGAAAAGTCAAACACATTTCAGTTAGCCTCTTTTTCCTCTATTAATATTCCTAATATTGCTATTCATACTGCTTATTTTATGATATTATCTTCCCTTCAGACACGAAACTCTCCCTTCAGCTGCAAACTCTAAAAGGCCATCACAAAGTCCTCACCTGCATTAGAAGAACGCACTGGTATTGCCAAATACTTTGTGTAGGTAAGATATACAGTATTTCTGCTATTGCCAGAATTCATCATACAGTCATGGACACAATGTGGAAAAACTACAAACACCAGCCCCAGAAGCGAaagtcagtaaaaataaaagtgaactCAAAAGAGACTTAACTTATAATTATAGATCTGAACAAGAAAATCACAAACAAACCACTTTACAATCATATTATCTATGAACTAAATAGACTgtgttcatagaatcatagaaaggtttgggttggaaaggaccttaaagatcatccagttccaacccccctgccaggggcagggacaccttccactagaccaggttgctccaagccccatccagcctggccttgaacgctgccagggatggggcatccacagcttctccctgtTCCACTGActcaccatcctcacagtaaataatttcttcccaatacctaatctaaatctgtctccttttagtttaaaaccattaccccttgtcctatccctATACACCCTAATAAcaagtctgtccccatctttcttatactTATTTTAAGTACTGGAAGGACACTATAAaatctccctggagccttctcttcttaaggctgaaccaccccagccatctcagcctgtcttcacagaagaggtgctccagcataGCTCCAGTGctgccatgttttcttttctacctGAATTTCCATGACTTCCTCTTGTTCTTTTATTGGTGTTTCACTTTCAATTTCTATTTCTCCTTTGTGAGTAATTTTTGTGATGGGTCTTCTTTCAGCTTCCCTCTGTTCCTTCTCAATCATTTCAATTGTCTGTAGAAACAGGAAGTTACATATGTTTACTTCTATACAATAAAATTTGGAAACCCACaaatacagcaacagaaaatagGGTTGCAATTAGGAAattctctggggaaaaaaagaatacattctTATTTTGCAGATGTCAAGTAGTTTCATAGAGCAAACACACAAGCAGCCAGTCTAACTTCCCCTACAGTGCAGCAAGTACTTATCAGGCATGTAtttaaacaagtttaaaaaGAGCAGAGCCTCAACACTAAATTTAAGACAGGCACTTCTGATTTTCCAAgaactaaagaagaaaaatgcatcaaCTCTGTTCCCGCAATAATAAGGACAATGTAGGACATAAATACATATAGATTTGTATCTTTTGCAATAGCTTGTTTTTTTAGTACATAAAACTAACACTCTACCTcccaaaaaaatttaaatgtattctTAAAGTAATGGATATGCTAATTCTGATCAGCACTGCGGCTTTGCTCTGTTGCAAAAGGTAAAACATAAACCATTCTCTAAAGATGCTTCTTAAACACACTTCAACTTCTTAACCCAAAAGAGTTTGTGTTGGCTGTCCCAAATACTTTATACGGTGTTTCATAAGGAAACAAGGATTCTATGACTGCTGTTATCTGTCTGCCAAATACTTAACAGTTACTTTTGAACACACTGgggaaacttaaaaaaaagttactaagTAGCAGTCTCAAAGACTTGCTTaaataggaaaatgaaaaatacagtcaaGTGATACATTGCGATTTATTTTATATGTCGCATTCAATTTCAAATTCTAGAAATTTAGGACCCTTCAGTAATTCTTGAGCAGCGtaggctttttgttttgaagctgtTCCTCACAGCAGTGGAAATTGTTTTGTATGGcctgttttcagtattttattgatgtttacaaaaataaatgtaataaggATGTACTACAAAAGATGGGCTTTGGATAGCTACAGAATAAATAAGCCTTCTAGGCCCTCAAAACAACTCTGAGGTAACAGAATAATTCAACAACTATTTTTGCATAAGTACTAGCAAAAAGTTGTCATGATTCATAAACAGGTCTAGTCACaacatgcaaagaaaaggaaaaaaaacccaggaataATTACTGTTGCAATGCAAACAGCAGTCTCTACAACAATCCCACTGCACTGAATCAGTTATCACTGAACATTATTCCATTCTGAGCATAGAGAATTCAAGAGAATGAATTTCCATCTATGCTATGTTACACTATCTACTCATTAGTTTTTTTATTGGAAGTCATCTGATATAACACAATTCCTAGTATCATAAAACCcaaatataaaatgtgtatCAGTTAACACTTCCCAAATTTTGTGCCTTTCAGTTCTATGAAGTGGAATATAATTACCAAAGATTCTGCCAATGTAAATCCAGATTTTGCAAACTAGAAAACTCAATGCTGTAAACCAGTCATTTCTAAGCAGCTACAGTTAACTATCATTGGACTGACTGCCCAATAAACAGGGTAAtaatatctattaaaaaaaagacattttctataaaaataatatagctGCTCATATTCCTGCTTCTCCCTCTAAACCGTCAACACAGCTATAAATACAATGTGACTTTCTGTTTCAAGAAAAGTAATGCTCAAACTAACCTAATAAATTTCCTACactttgttggggttttggtttggttttttggttttggtttggattggggtttgggtttttttctttttccccttagACTGCTTTTCAGACTGGCGCATCAGTTTTTCACCTTCAGGTTTACTTCTCGGTGGGTAAATTGTCATGCTCCATCAGTATGTAAGTTATAAATAACACCAATTCAGTTTGGTTTGTCCAAGGagatctctcttcctttttaaaaaactgttgcCTATAAAGCTCCAGCTAGAGCTTTAAAATCTTGTTGGAAGTAAGGACAAAGAAGCCTTCAGCTcttgaaacagaagaataaaaaatcaAGCAGCAACAAAGTtgcacagcaaaggaaaatgcattgtTTCCCCCCGTTCAGGAATTTACTATACTACTTTCACTTCTGTCCTAACAACTCCTTTGGGTTTTGAATGCTAAATAAATTATAGAGATCCTCCTGATTAGTCCAAGTTGCTTTGTGCCACATGCATTCTATTCTTTCTACACACACTTAACCTGCAAACAGAAACTAAATATCATTAGGCACTAAACAATATAAGTTCACAAATCTCACATGtctattttctctctgtctccaAGCAGCCAGTTCCTTGGAAGCCAGTTCTTCCGGGCTCATTTTTATTAGATGGTCTGGAGTAACCTCTCCTTTCAGCACTTTCTTAAATAATATctagaagaaagaaaggttAACTATTGCTATCAAGACAACAAAAGCTTGCAGCAGGAAATAAAGCAGAGAAGCAACATACAACATACTCTGTGCAGCTATATGGATCATGTGAGCTTGTAATTATCTCCCACTGCAAGAAGCGGTACTAGGTTTTATAACGTAAAAAGCTTAATTCCAGAGCTCCATTTATTCTACATAACAAAATGTAACTACATACGCCCTTAATGATCAGATGTATAATTAACTGTTGTTCCAAAGGAGAAAGTGAATTTATGTCTGCTGCAGCAGTAATCactggttgtttggtttttaaaaaaaaaaaaaatatcccctgtactacagagcagaaaaactAGTATTAGAGGATGTCTATGCTTCTTGACTGAACTCCTAGGGTTAAAAAAAGCCCACGTAACTTAGCAGTATGAGCAAAGAGAAGGCAGTGACAGAAGTTCATCTGTTCATGTAATTTACCGTTGGCTAATTGTAATAGTAAAATACTACAGACAAAGCAACTTGATCAGAATAACTGATAAAAGGACAAAAGATAGAAGCTGAGGAGGTATGATGTTGAATAATGCGctcaaagaaatcagaaaatagtGTGAAGATCAAGCTTGAGAACTGTGGTATGAAAAGGCAGAGTGAGACAAGCTACTGGACAGAAACAAGAATGAGTCGAGTAAGCAGCAAAAAGTTAtagggggacacagggacacccaACCAGATCAGTGGTAAAAACAAACTAAATGTTAAACTAGGCAAGCTATACCCACTACACTTTGAAACCTCACTATAAAAAGTAC
Proteins encoded:
- the PHF3 gene encoding PHD finger protein 3 isoform X1, whose protein sequence is MDIVDTFNHLIPTEHLDDALFLGSNLENEVCEDFSTSQNVLEDSLKNMLSDKDPMLGSASAQFCLPVLDSNDPNFQMPCSTVVGLDDIMDEGGVKESGNDTIDDDELVLPNRNLRSRCEETSVTSPRKSPRLMAQEPVRSLRQSTLAKRSNVAPVVNTKKSSVKSGSAPKSGQKQERSPAKETDVAAPLKTEQPKEVRRSTRRSGQTEGTSAAVTASQSNTKSLPGPEEVNEIKAETLEQAKVEETSQELSCANLAGACSNSPGETKEITEVATKTESENVESVCSVSAASETTAVKNEANDVIGSTGSETSSEKTENKTEELEKKTEEHDLSGVAGKADDPSSACVNPSEICDTFSNLSSSVEGVDSGLGSHSVEVSDENKLSVKECITECVYGDKGVEKTVTSFEKLLDSPEFDNKDLKNKDFTSADPGNSILESSVLSQTSQDVQHQISSTKVEGPETSKFQNDDKQACISSKCEKNVRPGHSKSMIQNKQNLTASTRQKSGTLQQEMRSRTRAGLTVSGLHSPSSVSLKRNADEQESHQHPNNPVKIRKKQSDLGLKAKTCVSGVTIKKQTNTTLKKIPRGQASGQVQKSSVQRASEKSPTHQSCSKDTHHSMHSLSGHVSNLSQKQAQGQKHQIAAVLKTNSSTKEEAETKDPPVVEHLKEDDKEKNKSKRFDKNLQPRQRRSSKSLSLDEPPLFIPDNISTVKREGLEHSSANESKYVWVPNKQCGFCKKPHGNRFMVGCGRCDDWFHGDCVGLSLSQAQQMGEEDKEYVCVKCCAEEDKKMECFDQSVPDTHLEIHREEKAIECEKQGMLKQAPTCNLNVTTEKTKQIEDTGKHKVKIFRRESGDGKNLSESRDSDAKKGQHVPTRKGSQTAVIPRRSPEDKNEKISKESPSVVEKSTKSGVHEKQEIKKKKNEKGSISAAHLPAVPASKPSADQIRQSVKQSLKDILMKRLTDSSLKIPEERAAKVATRIERELFSFFRDTDSKYKNKYRSLMFNLKDPKNNILFKKVLKGEVTPDHLIKMSPEELASKELAAWRQRENRHTIEMIEKEQREAERRPITKITHKGEIEIESETPIKEQEEVMEIQEPNMKLFEKSEEAEKDKEVNESASPDTTSQHKNHLFDLNCKICIGRMAPPTDDLSAKKVKVSVGVARKQSDNEAESIADALSSTSSILASELLEDDKQDSSKSSFTPLPKSETPGTVECESLFLARLNFIWKGFINMPSVAKFVIKAYPVSGSFEYLTEDLPDSIQVGGRISPHTVWEYVEKIKASGTKEICVVRFTPVTEEDQISYALLFAYFSSRKRYGVAANNMKQVKDLYLIPLGSSDKVPHHLVPFDGPGIEIHRPNLLLGLIIRQKMKRQITAVASVASSFVDEASESTFSNLPPEKKSKPNKPEISHHELALEEEEENDFFNSFTTVLHKQRNKPQQSNVEDAPAVIEPLVESTKHEPPKPLRFLPGVLVGWENQPSTLELANKPLPVDDILQSLLGTTGQVYEHTRSEANPSEDIPLLNEQATLKEENMDVADVTAEVTEAKTGLDNLQESTNATGTVDAAAVGTSSSARSAGSLVGLSLKGKPPDVSTEAFLANLSAQSQNKETEESKENDTKRQLPDKDNITQEVRRTTNSSFPSSSSNAGKKPNENSVSVGSGEGTTANTAKSPPFINLKRDPRQAAGRSQQTNASENKEGDASRNEDRQNASGSDQMEPENKQSSGEVGLTLYQSDVQTNETQYSSTATKADNAVASQAEDTTRSQEDVVMQNIETVNSFRRGPAATSSHFETENSSRSEFISKVPSPITSGSFSSVRPPQQNFQHPKSNPPGFQFQAPAPHNFPPQNNPMFGFPPHLPPPLLPPPGFGFPQNPMMPWPPVAHLSGQPPHYAGPIAQGLPVAHKQSRFLGPENFFQSKDSRRPERRHSDPWGRQEQHLERGFSRGKNDQHRQRFYSESHHQKKDRHEKEWNNEKYWEQDSERNRRRDRNQEKERERKSREEGQRDKERLRSPHSDRAADGKSPRETRNPDKKTEKPKSEEQAHEKDKEKEKSKEKHRERESEKSRERHRDHSDRTKSKR